A region of the Lycium barbarum isolate Lr01 chromosome 1, ASM1917538v2, whole genome shotgun sequence genome:
CTTGCAaatttccccatatcatattacCATTGAGACTAAAAAGACACAGACATTATTCAGGATTCTGGATGAAAAAAAGAACAACAATAGTATCTCATTTGTCGACAGAAAGACATATATAGATACAGAGAGCTAACTCTTAATCTTAAGAGGCATCTGAGTCAATACCGAACCATCACCTCCACTTTGGTTCTTTCTTGACTCCCCCTGCTTTCTATAACCATAACAtagtgtttttaaaaaaaaaaaaaactaatttatTTTCGATTTTGcacaccaaccccccccccccccccccccccaaatcgaTGACTCAAAAGAGTTAATGAACTAACGGATAGCAATTAGCCTTGGAGTATCATTTGCACTTGAGAGCAGTCTTGATACCATGAATTCTACAAGAGATGAGATTATTTACTGTTTTGGCGGACTCCATAGAAAGCTTTGTGGCAGGAAAGCTGTTCACTAATACTTGGAAACCAATAGTCACCAATGACCCACTACAACTAAAGCAATTATCTTTCTTCCCAAAACTTTTGTTGCAGTCCTTAGCCCCAAAAATATCTTTACAATAATCAGGAACTATTGCAATTCCAGATGGCAAGAGAGCCACAGAAGAAGAGTCTCCCCCATTCATCACCACATTCATTGCTGGACAATCAATTGGTGCATACACTAAAAGGGATCCTGTTGCATCCGTGCAAGTGTCTTGCAAGATCAGCATTTTTCGTTGATCAACATTGGTGTCATCTCCCTACATtccaaaacaaaagaaaatctTATCATGAAATCAATGATTAATTACAAGAACTTATGATGTGATGCTTCCAGAAAACACAACACTTATCACTCACGTTAGCACGAAAAAGAGAGATGCTACTATCAAAATTTTGACCCTTGAAAATGTGGAGCATTGGTTGCATGGGACCACTACTGGACAAGACATCCCATTGGCTCCTCGTTTGTTCATTCATTAAGAATTCATACA
Encoded here:
- the LOC132614640 gene encoding homeobox-leucine zipper protein ANTHOCYANINLESS 2-like; the encoded protein is MMSSVGPTVLDSDEVPFVAVCTRGQRSIRMLTQRMIHNFCAGVCTTIHKWKTIQLPDGEDAKLMIRKNISDPGEPIGLVLSATKTIWLPMEQQRLYEFLMNEQTRSQWDVLSSSGPMQPMLHIFKGQNFDSSISLFRANGDDTNVDQRKMLILQDTCTDATGSLLVYAPIDCPAMNVVMNGGDSSSVALLPSGIAIVPDYCKDIFGAKDCNKSFGKKDNCFSCSGSLVTIGFQVLVNSFPATKLSMESAKTVNNLISCRIHGIKTALKCK